Sequence from the Lacerta agilis isolate rLacAgi1 chromosome 6, rLacAgi1.pri, whole genome shotgun sequence genome:
CTTCTGCCTTTAAAAAGCTGAGACAGTTACTGGGGACACAAGAACAAACCGCTATAGGCTTAGGATGAAGAGTGTGTGGGTTGTCGCTAAAGGAAGTTAAAGTaagtattttccttttctttattttctgtgttTGCCTGGGCCACCCAAAACATGAGTtttctgggcagctcacaaaaaagagagagagaaaacaacaggaaaaaagcaatgcaatatcaaaatacaaaaatttaatatcgtaaaacaataaaatgctgcttgcttccccccccccactttccccagcAGATGAAAGGCAGATGGCACCGCAGATATACAATAAATAACAGATCAGGCACTGTGAACTAAGATTCTAAGATCACAAGCTAGGATCAAGCTACTGTACATGTTACACTAGCTATGCACCTGTGTCTTTATGTGCAGGGGCTCTTAGTGTGGAGACGTAATCTTGATAAAAATAGCAAGGAGGTTAGGAGGGCTTTAGCCCCCTGCTGTGTTCCTACTCCAAATTAGGGCCTATAAAATACAATGTCTCTATGCATTTTCTCCACACTTTGCATATATTGATATGCATTACTCACCTTTTTCTGAACTAAAAAAGCACCAAATGTTGCAGtgtttcctcataggagagttgtTTTAGCTCCATGATGGTTTTTGTTGCCTTCTAccgaaccttttccagctctgtaaCTATCTTCCCGAGGTGTGTCAACCAGAACTGAATGCAGTATTCCAAGTGTCGTTGCGTTTCAGGTCGACTCATGCAGGAATCAAAGGATCAcaggagttggaagggtcatctagttcaacatcctgcaGTGCAAGAGAAGGAGATCTTTCTTGGCTGCTCACTCTGAGGCAATTGCACTTGGCTCCAACCAATATGCAAACCAGAGCTGGGTCCAGGTTTCTGTGGGTCCTCAGACATGGCGCCAATTAGCTAGCCCGGAAGAGGCGGGACATGCAAACTGAGAATTCTCTTACGCTGCATCTGATCTTCATGGACACACTGTGCACAATGGAAATGCTATCGTTTCCCTGGGCCCTCTGTGAGTCCTGGCAAATGCCCAACCCTGCCACCCTCTGGAGCGGCCATGGCACAAATGGCAACATGCAGAGGTGAACAAATGGGGTTTAAACATTGTTACCGGGTTTGAATCTTTGCAAATCATGCCAACAGAAAGTCTGAATGAATCAGCATGTTTATTccattcctttctgccttttcttGTTTTTCAGGCTTTTGGAGCAGCGATCGACTATCTTGCGGGAACCATGTACGTTCAGTGAAATCCAAGGTCCCACCTGAGACACTAACATGTTCAGCGAAAAGAACAGCACTCCTTTGTCCCAGAAACCAAGCAAGAAGAAAACAAGGCCGCAGGGTCTCCCTTCCCCAGCTCTTTGCTGCGCCTGTGGACTGTGCATCATGCTCGCAGGCATTAACATCACCCTGGTGGGAGCATTTGCTTTTGGGACATTCTTGCCTGTCAACAACCCTCCCATTGTCATCGGCCCTATCCTTTTGGTTGTGGCATTCACTTTCTTTGGGGCATGCTGCATCTGCAGCCGGAGACCTCCTGCGCACGGTGCAAGGAAATCTAAACCGGGGGCCAATATCGGGCTCATCAAACCTGGGAGCACAGCTTTCGAAATTGAAACCAGCGAGCACACAGTGCAAGACACCACAGCCGTGCAACTGAGCCCAACCAACTCCCCCGTGTCCTCCAAAAGGTCTACCCCTGTCCACGAGAATTCTAAGACCTGCAAACTTTTTACAATGGATAGCAATGGGCCGGCAGCCAAATACATAGCAGGTGGAGAATCCATACAATTGAATTTGCCCAGAGACATGGGCATGTCATAAAGCCAAACTGGAGAATATTTATGAGTAGCTGGGCAGCAGGCACTTCAGCATGTGACCAGATGGTTAGATGAGCTTGCAGCACACCAAGCATCTGGGATCCAGTTTAGTGTTGGCCGACACGTGCATCAGAATATGTTGAGAAATTTAAAGGAAAGGCATAATAAAGTAGCAATTACTTAGAAATCAATGCACAGCTGAAGTGGGAAGTGCCAGGCACTTGTGTGGAAGGACTGGATTTTGAGCAATGCAATTAAAGTGAAAGATAGCACATACGAATCAACAGGGCACAGCTACTGAAAACAGCACAGCCTCTGGATCTCATtcattattttaatgggtttataaataataatatggtgGTCAGAGTCTGGTGATACAAGAACAGTGGTTATCTTTTTTAGAAGGAATGTGGATCGTAATGAACATTgaacaaggaaaagaaaattgGCACTCAGATTTTATGAGGTTGATTTGTTTTCTTATTCTGAGGTCAGTGCTACTTGAGTGCAATTTAAAATCCACCTGGCCTCTTGTTTTGCCCTGCCTTCACACTTTCCTCTTTTCATTGCTTGCTGCAAAAGTCACTGGAAGTTTCACACATAAATATCGCCTTGATTGACCTCCCTCCATCCTCTGGTTTTCAGATTCATGTTTCGGTTGTGTCACTGGCAGCACGCTCGGCTGCATTGGGATGGGTTTCAGATGGTCCTACAGAGGATGTGCAGGGTAGCAATGGGCAGAGTTGCAAGGTTACAGAGGAAACAGGAGGAGAAATCGTGGAAGGACTTTATATAACAGAAGTGGGACAAAACAACGTTTTATAACTAGCTTGCAACCAGTAGGCTAGTCTGAACATCTACCCATTTGGGAGGAAAATGGCTTGATCAAGATTTGACATCTGAAACATGGATATGTATAATAAGGAGACACAAGCAGACATATATGGTGACAAACATTAGTGCACATAATGGAAATTTTGATCTCTTTACATCTTAAGAAGAGCCTTAAATTTGCGGGAAATAATCACTCAAAGCCCTTCTTATGCAACTACTCTATGATATTGGTTGTGAATGAGAGAATGAACATGTTCTCCTCTGCTTGTATCAAACTACCAGAAAACACATTGATTTCAGGGTTAGATGGTCCTTTCCTGAGGTCTTTAGAATTGACAATGCTTCAGAGAAATATGTTGTGTGTTGGTTGTCAATGGCCTCAATCTAACTCAGAAAGAttcgtgtttttttttacttgcagATATTATTTGTCCCCTAAAAGTAAAGTGGCCTATTTAGCTGAGACTTCCACAGTTTGCTTGGGAGCATCTTTTTACTGTAATAAGATGAGCGATACAGACTAGGCTATAGTAGGGATGCTCATGACAttccccccatctgaatttctcACCAAATTTTGGTTTTCCAAACATCTTGCAGTGATACTGATGTGTTTGTGATTCTTCCAGTCTTGATTTCTGGCCCCCTTTTAAAAGACTATTGCACATGTACAAATtgctcattccccacccccttgtttTCACCTTCTTATGTTTTGCCCTTGCATGTCATCAGTCCACATTGAACATGTCTGCACATTAAGGAAGATATCGGCCAACAAACGATTATAACCCTGGATCATGCCTTTCTTCTGTGTGCAGTGACTGAAGGAAGGGGACTGCAATGTGAAGGGAAAGTCAGAGGGGAGTAGGAATTGCTGGGAGACAATGATGGTGAAAGAGACAGATGCAGGAGGAGCTGGCACCAAAGACCTGTATTGggatggaggcaaggggtggggtgaggcACCAGTGAGGTTGAGGCAGGTGCACCAGaaagagcactggattggctccactaGTGCATCTGTGCCACTTGACCTTGCTGCAACCCTACATCACTCCATCCCAGTATGTAGTAGTGAGAGTGCTGGTGGGAGGCCAGGTTCACAGCACCACCCCTTCCCTACCAACCACTCtaacaaagaagagaagaaattaGTGCAGAAGAGCAGAAAAGAAGATCTAAGGGAATGCTCCTCTGCTCCTAGAGTTTGACTCCCTCCAATTCGGGTTCAGTGAATAAAATAAGGCAAAGGCCCCCTCCACATCTTCTGTTCCGTTTGGCATGAGCCAGCAGGGCTTTGGATGCAGTGCTGGCTCTGTTGTACATCTCTCAGAAAGGCAGGCTTGCCCCACAGTAATCCTATGTGTGTTTTCTCAgaagtcccactaagttcagtgggTTGTATCAGACTTATCCTCATAGTAGACCCACGGAAATCGAAGAAGTTAGTCTGTccaacttaagtccattgattttaatgggtctgcatATCAATGATGTCAGTGAGTCTATGTTCAATGAGACTTAAGTGGATACAACCCACAAGGTCTTACACCCTAGTAAATAGGTTCCTTTTCTACACTGTTGATAgttatcatttatttgtttatcgGGCATATTTGTGTTATAAAAGGGATATTTCTCAAGGGTCCACCAGTTGCTTACCACCTCTTACCTAGAACTGAAAAGGTTTGTTTTACAACAGAAAGAAATTCTGAGGCAATCATCTTGTCACTCACCAGTAACCTGTTAAGGAAGGTGACATGTAAACCAAAAAGTGCAGCGAAGTACATAAGCACCAATCTTCCTGAAATTGATATTGGAAGTTCCTCAAGAGAAGCTGATATGACTGAAGTAAGTGGCTGAACCCACTCATGGAACCATGCCTGAATGAATGGGGTGCACTGGCCCATCTCTGATACTGAGGGGGTTCACACAGGAACTCCTGCAACTGTGGGGACTCTCTTCCAGAGAGAAGAGAGATTTAGAATCCATTCACATTTGGAAGAATATTCTTCAAAGACAACTTTCCTAGTCTAAGATGCAGCACTAACTAACAAGATACTCCCTACGAGTGCGTCCTGAGAAGTTGGATGTAATAAGATCCAAGTGCTTATTATGCTAGTACTTAATTGTTGTTGAGATTTAACACTGTAAATGCACCCTGAAATTAGCACAAATTGCAGCAAAGAAAAGAGCCAGAAATATGTGATGATGCATTGTTTTAATGAGTAAGCCCATGCATGTTAAGGTTGACTACTAAATGTTAGTAATTTTCTTCATTGTCACCTTGATCTAAATATTTTCTTCAGTACATCACAGAGAAAAATGATATTGGCCATTTTAGGGAGGTCGACATAACTCCATTTTCTTCTAATGGGGGAGAACTTTGAAACAACCCAAAAGCAAGTGGATTTGtgttatttttcaaatttatttCTTGTCTTCAGAAACAATGTTTTGGGGAGCAGGGGCATTTTGCAcagtaagcaaaacaaaaaacaaaacagctgcctgaattacttttaaaaatggggaGTTGGGGTTGGGGTAGAAGGCACTTTTGTTCCAGTTAGAAACATGTTGAATTATGTCAATTTCATTGTGTGAAATGCTTGTGGCCAGTCCTGTACAGAAGCACAGTCTTTGGAGTTAACATGTGGTCATGCTTCTGGTGACAGTTTCCATGTTTACAAAAGCAAGTGACTGTTTAGCACGTGTTCAGTGCTGCCCTTTAGACTTTCCATGtgttcaataaaaaatattcagaTATTTCCTTAGTCTTATGCAGCCAGACCTGAGCAACCTCATTCTTATCAACCAATGCATCATGCCGTAACCTTGGGAGAAGCAAGGTATACATTGTATGGTGTGAGAGAGGTCAATATATTATCAATGGCATATGATGGCTTACCTAAGAAatagagatgtgtgtgtgtgtctctgacTAAACACTACAGCCCCATCAAAACAATTTGCAACATGATTTACTTTGGCCTGCAGTCTGTTTTGATTCACCATTTGATCAATGCATCACTGGAAAACGTAAGAGTCACTTAGAAGCTACTGAACCAAGTTCCTTAAAGAAGGAGGTAGTTGATCTTATGAAATCAAGAAACCTTTTAGGCCTGCTGGATAGTTAATGGCTCTGTTAATTGCACTTTTAACTTCCAATCTGGCTGTTTGAGAACCTAGCCCTTTAGAGCAGCGCAACACTTCGAGCTGACTAATGGCTTTGCATTTTGGACCTATTATAGGGTCCAGAAGGATAAAACAATGTCATCTAGACACTGcagacagaggcagatttagggcagcatgactggTTCCACCAAACTGGGCAGTGAGCATAGGGGGCACTGCAGGGCagcacaactatgatgtagtagtgaattgagcagaatagaaggtgagaggcaggggtaGGGGCAAATTGATCAGTGCACAACTTGCTCAAAACAATCCCTCCACTACAGATTTCCAAAAGCTGGATAGGAGCCTTGTGGGTAGCTTAACAAGCTATGTGAAGTGGGTGTGAAAACCAAAAGTACACGAGACTACTATGGGGAAATGAAAGGAAGTTTCTAGGGGACAAGGTGATAATGACAGTTGGGAATAGGGATCGGGGAGAAATTCAGTTagcttcacattttaatgcaaaactacCCAATTCATACTTCCAGAAAGAATTTGCAAACCAACCACAGatattcttcaaaatttgcacttccctgaatgtTGCTATGTAGGTCTGCAAGCAAACAATATGCACAAAAAGGCAGACatatggggaaagtgtgcatcaaAATCCACATATTGGCACAAACAGCATCTGAAAatgtgttcttgttgttgttttaaaaaataatgcttacaaaaattgtacattaggcaaaattgcatacaaaaagctGTATATATGGAGAAATGTGCAGTCAAATGATGATGTATCCTTGTGAAggctttttaaaacagcaaacaaatGAACCTAAGATAGGAAATGTGAGAAACTGGAAAAACCCACCCCCAGTTGGAAATAGTGGTGATGGAGCTGTTTAATAGCTGCTCTGGACATTAAAACATTGACCCACTTACAACACATGCTGTCACAAGCTCTGTTCGGGCATTCATTGTGAGGGTTGTAGGAAGATGCTAAGAACTCATTGACCacttcttcccatatgaacctacccggtccCTGAGATCCATCTTCTGAGATCCATCTTCTGTCTCCTCCTTGaggggtccagagggtggcaacatgagaatgggccttctctgcagtggctctccatttgtggaatgctctcctcagggaagttcacctggtgccttcattatacacctttaggtgccaggcaaatacgttcctttttaaccaggcctttggttgatttgatttacaCCCTATGCTCtttaaaaatgtgctttgtgtgtggggtgtgtgtgggtgtgtgagagtgagtattgggttgtcattttatttttatcaggtattttgtggttttagatcttgattttattctgtgaactgccctgagaccccagtgtataggacggtatagaaattcaataaataataatgatgataacaacatcatcatcaacaacaacttaCCTTCAGCCCTTTGTGCTAAAGGTGTGAGGGATGGGGTTGGGTGTGCTGGGATGATGGGTCTGATGCAGGCCCCTATATAGCTTGTGCCCTCAGTCATTGGGCTGAGCACCTCAATAGGGCTACAAGGCTGTACCTATTCCAAAGAACTTTTTCAAGTTTTACCAGGGCCAGCACCAGGCTGGAGTGGGTCCCCATCACTAGCTGAGCCTCTGTCTTGTGCCTTAAATAGCTGCTAAGCAACCTCAGTACCTGAAGCTTTTCTCTTCTTCACATCACCACATCAGGAGAAGCTCCACCTATATTGTGCCATTGTGAAAGGCACAGGGATCCCGCCCAGGGATTAAGATAGGTGGCAACCTTGTACATTATTCTCCACCTTCATAAAAATGCCTTGATTTTCCACAGCAAAATTAAGGCCCACCTCCCATTCTTAAAATGGCATTTTGCTTGTCTGCTGGAAGAATTAATTTCCAGAAAAGACTCGTCTCCTCGCTATTGCGACAGTTGTCTTTGATTTCATGGCCGAGGTGATTAGTCTGGTCTGACATCCAAGAGTAATGAGATTAAGGAGTCtgtggcaaaagagagagagggagagagagaggagaatttTGCTCAAAGATTAAAATGTAACAGAGAAACTCAGAGGGCTGATTAAATAAAGTGCTGGCTAATAAATAGTGCTTGAGGAATCTTCAGGCTTGAAACAAGCTCAGCTGTAAGACACATTGTGCTAATTGGTATCCACAGAGAGACCAAGATGTAACCTAGCATGCCCTCTAGCATTTGCTGGGTGAAAATAAGTACCTAGGTTGCACGAAGCTTGCAGACGAGGGGCAAGCCTCTTGTGAATGCAGAGTCTCAGCAGTTCCTGAATGAATGCAAGAATACTCATGGTCAAGAGAGTGTcaaaagagtcctgctggattagacTAAAGGTCCATTTACTCCAGCCTCCTTCTTCCTGCAGTTGGCTTTCGGAATTCCACAAACATGGCATGAGTGCAATTGGCATCTCCCACTGTTGTTCCAGCTTCCCCACAATTTAGAGGAATGGAGTTTCTGATACTGGGGAAAGAATAAAGCCATGATTACTGGCAGCTATGGGCAGGCTCCACAAAATGATTTGACCACCCAACTTGGCAGCCTTCACTACATCTTGCGGTTTGTACAGACAGCACAgacatctttatttttctttcttgcatGGAGAGATGCACAAAATCCGCAGGCGTTCACTGAAAACCATAGTGATAATGCTAGTTAGAAGGTTACAATCCCATCCAACTCTTCTACAAAGTAAATCCTATTAAACAGAACAAGGGGAAACTTTTAGGATTGGAACTGCTCTCGTGGGTGCTGGATTTGGCAGGCACGGGCAGAGGCCTGCTCATACAAGATATTGTGTACCATGATGCTAGTGTGTGCGTAAGAAAGAGAGAGGTCAGAATTGTGCCTACTGCCCCTGGCCTTCGTGTCCATGTATACATTTGATTTACATGGTATTTTGCAGCAGCTAAGTATGTATTTCTAATGCACGCAAAGCCCTGGGAGAAGGGCAGCAATTGGGAAGAGGTGATAAGCAGCAAGACTCAAACATTTGCGTCTGGAGACAGTGGAGGAAAACATGATCGGCATATTTTGCTGTCATGAAATTTCAGAGCACACTGGATAACATGGGAAACTGCAGCTGAGACCTGAATTGTCACTAAACTTCACTGTAATTGCAACCAGAAATACACAGCCATTGTGAAATCGTTCAGTACACATTTTGAGGCAGGGTTGGATTGAGTCAGTTTATGATAGCTATGTGAATGGGCAAATCTGGAAAGCGAATGCAATGCAGAATCCTCAACCTGTTTTCCTTAAGCACTGAGCCTCCCCAAATCGTTGTGGTTTAGCACCACTGCTTTGGGGACTATTTCATGTGGGCATGAAAGTACCACATTGGCTTTTCACACTTGGCAGCCAAACATGGGAAAGGAGACCTGAGCTGGAGATGGTTCCACAACTGTTGACCATTCAACAGGACTGTCTGTCAATAACGCTGATCATTCACATTCATGGTCTTCTTACATATCCTATTATGAAGCCATCAAAGGATGCAGTCTGCATTAGGCTTCTGTACAAAGCAGCGATTAGTTTAAATGCCCTCCCTGCCCATCATCTTTAGGCCCGTCACTAGTTCAAGCGGCTGattgcaacaacaacagtaaGCCCTCAGCATTTCCTGTGACAAGTGCTTCCCTGGTGGAACACAttttcccacctccctccctcatcTCCCCTGCTTCAGATTTGGCAGAGATAAAACAGCACAGAGAACAACTTGACAATGAACTGTTATTAGTAGTATGAAATCAGAGTCTCTGGAAACGAGAGGATGAGTGTAGTCGTAGTGATGCTTAACAAATGGCTTTGGGCAAGTCACCATGCTCCAGCCTAGCATATTTCACAACactgtggtatttatttatttatttatttatttatttataaatatttccttggtttacaaaagtacatgccttgtctctattttcaggttgtacagtctttATTACAAATCAGTTGCATTTGTTGTGAGAAATGAGTgctgagtacagtataaggttagggaagaagaggtggggagaggagtggtggtgaggcttatattcttttGTATAGTATACGTCTGGGGTTCTGTGTCAGCGTCAACTGGGTATGTTCTCTTTCTATTCTTAGTGGGGAGCTGTATTAGGGGCAGGGTGTGGTTAGTTGTCTGTGTTTGGCTGCAGTGGGGTTTGCTTGCATTTGTGAGAGGGGgagggcttgttgggtcaggtaagccagattgatttgtatgctgttggtggattcttgtcattatcttgttgggctgtgtatgtgataaaggggagccagaatggggtgaaggcgtcctcttctatttgtccccgtgtcagtttcagtttattggttagcttttctagcaaGGTTTTTCCCCAtacaatttgataccattggttcatgtttactcctgacaggtctctgcCTATGAGGCTtgtggctgctgagagtagatgagTTATAAGTTCTCTATAATGTGAGTGGTCAAtatgatcttggaagatgttcagtagggccagttctggggtgagttctaacacctgtttagttattttgtaTATCTCTTGTATGACTGCTGTCCAGAAGGGTTGGATTATAGGGCATTTCCACCAtgtgtggaggtatgtgcctgcgGAGGTGCAGCTTCTCAAacatcttggtgaggttcctgggcatatcagctccagtttctgtggtgttaagtaccacctgtaggtgagtttcagagtgagttcccttcttttggtTGATATGGACTTAAAGGGaagtttagaccacattctagtccattgggtggggttaatttcatagcctatgtcatgCTCCCATTGTTATTTGATTGTGTcaaaggggtttgtgggattttggagcagtattttttatattgtggataccatccctttatCGTGTCCCTCTACTATCAAGAGAAGGTTTTCGAAGGTGGTCAAGGGCTTAGTGGGTGCTGgttttactgttggattgtttaagaaggcatgtagttGATGATGTGTTAGCCAAGGTATTTGGGTGTCCCCCtcgtttgtcttgtatttcttgtgttgatataggtttgttgttgttatagaaaTATTTTAGACAGTGTTGGCCTTTGGCTTGTCAGGTttttttatctggaggtttgtGCTGCATGTTGGTGATAGACCAGgggattagtggggatggggatagtttgcctgctttccccttctgtgtgaacctgttcaatgttgtggggattttctttagtttgttttggagaaatgggTAAGCTGTTGTGGGGATGTTTCCGATGGTGTCTCTCTCCAAATGGAACCATTGCTTCATCTCGTCTTCTAGAATATACATTGTTGTgggtagggatggatgaatctgtcagcaGGCACCTTTTGCCTTAActcttaaatgcctgctgaaaaacttttctattctgccaggtaCATCTTCCTGTAGTGGTTAAttgatgtctttttaaaatgtt
This genomic interval carries:
- the TMEM275 gene encoding transmembrane protein 275, giving the protein MFSEKNSTPLSQKPSKKKTRPQGLPSPALCCACGLCIMLAGINITLVGAFAFGTFLPVNNPPIVIGPILLVVAFTFFGACCICSRRPPAHGARKSKPGANIGLIKPGSTAFEIETSEHTVQDTTAVQLSPTNSPVSSKRSTPVHENSKTCKLFTMDSNGPAAKYIAGGESIQLNLPRDMGMS